The nucleotide window CCTCCCACCCTCAAAACAAACTAACTGAAGCATtagaaaaattcccaaaaggGGAATTGTTTAAAAGTTTGGGTAGTTATATCTAAAAGCCTCTTCAAATGTTATGGCTCCAAGGATACACCCCACTGTGAGGTAGGTAGCCAAGATAAAAACATCGTAACAAATACTTGAACAGCTGGAAACTCCCTATAAAAACCTTGCATAAGTGGTTTGGTTCCTTGCACCAGTGTCCTGATATGCACAACTTCTGAGGATGCCTAGGGGAATCCAGGTTCAGAGAGCTCTTGCTGAGTAGCATCTCATGTACTCTGTCATCCAGGGGTtgtctgctgggctgggctttgtTCTCCAGGtgttttctgcctctgctgatCGCACCCGCCTCTGAGAAAGCTTCCTCTTCTCCACTTGCCTCCTGTTCTTTGCTCGCAGGGCGGATTCGTGGATCTAAAAGACCAGAGTTAGCATtatggcaggagagcagcctaGGAACCCCTCTAGAATGACAAAGATTGCTTTGTATTTGTCCCAGTCCCCATCCTGAAGGAACAGGGATTATGAGTGacattgtattttcttctctaatttGTACCAACTGAACAcgcatttctttttcttcatgaaaagtACTTCAAATTCTGTTCTGCATTGTCTTTCACACCTCCAATTATTAAAGGATTGCAAAAGTCTTACTCAGATGTATTCTAGAAAATTCAATTCTCTATTTCTAGAATTTAAAATCTTAAACACCCCTCAATATGCCCAAGCATCCCTTAAAACCTAAGACATACTAGTAAGACCAAACCCTCTAGGATTCCTTAGAGACCTAAGATCTTAATTTTGAACAATGTGCTGAACACACTATTACATCCCTTTGTATATTAATAAATTACCttatttcccccaaattttaGTATGAAGAGCCAGTCTCTATGTTTATTTGCTTCTATCTCCAGATTGAAAACTATCTCCCATCTCAGGGGAAAGTAAGACCTTTCAAACATGCAAGAAAAAGTAACTTCAGCAGGCAGTAAGTAGTCGGTTTATACATAAAGAAACATCCTCAGTGACAAAACACTATATAATTGGGAGTGTTTCAGAAATGTTCTGTTCAGTCCTAACTCAATACCCAAGCTAAGGTGTTCCATTACTGTTTCTAGCATAAGAAACATTAGAAGTCTAAGATGAGGTATAAATATATCTGCTCAAGGCTTCAGCCTCTTCTACGCTTCAACAAAAAGCACCAGTCAACTACTTTGAGCATGATCAAAGCTTATCAATTCAGCATTAGTGTCCATtatcaggaaaagcagcttcttTCCAAAGCTGTAAGGCCCAAATTCCTCCTTTTGCTCAAAGGTTTGAGCTGTCCAGGAAGGAAAAGCCTGGGCTTCAAACCCCTTCCAAAACAACCCATCAAAGGCCAGCTCCATCTTGCACAGCACCAACACCCCCCACCTCAGTCCTCAGATATCTTGTGTCACAGATTCAGGCTCTACATTAGCAGTAAGATAAGGACAAGACACTGACAGGGATGCATTAATGATTATCTTTTACCAGCTTAGGAGAATTatagagaagaaagaaatggatCTAATGCTCCCTTGCTGTTTCTAAGCTAGGAAACAGAGCTCCCGTACAGCAGAATCCCTGTGCTGTCCATGGCCACATGAATTTAATTTGTGCTATTTTGGTAATATTTACACCATCCCTGTAATCCATCAGCCATCTGATAGACCATTCTGCTGCAAGCAGTATTTCCTACTGGCAAGCCACCAAAACAAGCTGCTAGACAAGAACATGTTAGCAGAAAAAGCACTTGTACCATCTCAGTGAGGCTCCTAGTCTAGGAAGTGCCCCAACAAAAGTCACTCTTTGACAGCACAAGTGCTACCCCAGTGTTCCTATACCTGCCTGCTGTGGGGTGCCTGGTGCTAACTGCCTGCTCTTCTCTTGTTTTCATGGAGTTCAGAATGCAAAAATACTTTTGTAACAGCCAGAAATACCACAGCCAGGTTTTAATTACAACTTGCAAATATTCGTCAAATCTGGGAAGTTTCCAAACAAGCAGCTCTTATTTGGACATTTTCAAGACTCTTCAGGTTTATTGCTAGAATCTACTGCTGGAATCTCCATAAATTCAAATAAAGGGACCCCTGAGAAGTTTCACCTAGATATTAAGCCACCTGTAGGCACTAAGTAGTCACTGCCTTTCAATGAAACAGAAACTCTTACTTACTTCATTCACCGAAGCAGAAGCACAAACATTGTGAGTTTTCTGGCTGCCAGTATCTGTCTGTCGTTCTCCCCAGCCATACAGAGCAAAGGGATGTTTGTTCTCCTTTGGTGCATCTGTCCTTTGGGGACTTTTGGCTGATTTTCGATCATTACGACTGGACAAGGCACTTCGACTGGGCCGTCGTCCTGCACGGCTGGTTTTGTCTGCTTCCTTCACAGAAGTGTGTTCTACAGTTTTCTcttgctcttccttttcctgcttttcttgatcttctttttctttctctaaagaaaaaaaaaaattacactttaaTTCCCAATGACAGCATATTAATGTCTGATTTGCACAGCCTCTCGATACATCATTGAAGCTGTGCTTTTTTTAGAAATTCAAGAAGTCATTGCTTCCTTAGCAACAGACATACACCTTCCTTAAATGCCTTTATTCTTTCTTTAGTGACTACAATAAAGCTTTCATATACTAAAAATGCCTTTCACTGGTGAGGTTACAGATAACCAACAGCCTCAGGCAGAACTTAAAGACTGTTTCCAATGATCTTCTGTCTTCACTGTTTCATCCCTGCATCTCCCAGACAGCAAACAGATGGAGCACTGAATGCCACATAGATGCTGCTAGCCAGTCAGAGATGAAGTCTGGTAAGAGTATGTGCAATATTAAATCCCTCACATTATCAGCTTCTGCTGAACAAGGTGATTCATTTTCAAACCCCTGTTTATACATATATCTCTCTTACGGTTTTCTGCTTATGAAGGAGGGTAGAATGTGAAGCAAAAACCCACAAAGTGGCAGATATCCCCTTTGCTGCCTTATTGGTGAACTATGTTGTACATTTAAAGCACCACACTCTGCAGATTGCTCTCCAAGGCTTGTTCATCCCACATATTTAAGCCTTCCATAGCAAGGGGCCACAATAGTCCTCCAAGCACTGGGTATGGAGAGTAAGGTTTGTGAGAGAGAATTTAAAGGCTGAATCACTGCAGTTTTAGATCAACACTGAAGGGTGAATCAGccattatataaaataatgattcattaattaaaacacagagaaacaacTGTTCCATGAGAGCAAATCTTCTAGCACTATAGTGCAAGGAAActagtttttgtttgtttgtggcaCCAGTGAtgccacacctcaaatcctgtgttcagttctggaCTCTCCACtacaagaaagacactgaggtgctgaagcatgtccagaggagagcaacagagctggggagggttctggagcacaagtcctgtgaggaaaagctgagggagctggggttgtttggcctggagaaaaggaggctcaggggacaCCTTGTCATTCTCCACAACTGCCTGAGGGGAGACTGTAGCTCAGTGGGATCTGGCCTCTTCTTCCAGGTAAGAAatgacaagaggaaatggcctcacATTGCATCAGAAGTTAACACTAGATGTGaggaaaaatgtcttcactAAAACCAttgtcaggcactggaacaggctgcccaggaaagtgaCTGAGTCCCCATGCACAGAGATACTTATAGACCTGTACATGAGTCACTTTGAGCCATGGCTTAGTGGTGGATTTGGCAGTactgggttaatggttggattcaattttaaaggtcttttccaactaAAACAACTCCATTACTCTATAATGAGCAAGTTAATCAAATATACTGCTAACAGTACATAAGTGAAATATGACTGTGGAAAAAAGTACATACAAAGAACCCTGTTTTCATTCTCCATCCAGCAAGTCTTCAGCAGTGGTATGGACAAGCTGGAAGTGTATGTAAGACATTGAACTTGGCCCCTAAACATTGTGGGCAAGCACAAGGAGACATTGTGATCTGACATCTCTGTGACTTTTAGGCCAACCATGTTTTTTATGCATAAGGCAACTAAAGCTTTTTATTCACCTAAGAGCATAGGAGCCAACTAAGAACCAATTCCTTTCAAGTCTGATCATTAGATGCTGTCTTCTGCTAGACTCACACAGTGATCACTCAAACTCTGCTGACATAAACACACCAAAGTTGTAAGTTTTCTACAACACCATCTATTTCTGCTTCTGGTGGAGACCAGCTCCAAGCCACCTCTGTTCCAAGTCTCAGCACATTCAGCCACCTCCAGCATACACTGTATGGACAGAAGGAATTCCTTCACTGTCATAGGGAGTTCTTCTGGTTTAGAACTTGCTTACATATTGACAGGTTGACTATGGACAAGTAGTGCAGTTTTTACCCAGGTATGTTCATCATTAAAAGCAGAAGGGCTTGCCAATCCTGTGACAAAACAGCAACCACTCCTGATAATTGCTGTGATTTCAAGCATGTACATGCCCAATCTGACACCGCTTTAATCTCAAATCTGCACCCATCCTGTTCTGATGAGATAGAATTACCTGCCTGGCACACTGGTTCCATTTACTCTAGCACTCACTTCAGCTTGCAAGGTGAAGATACCAAGGCTTGTTCCATGCCCCAGAATTCCCCTAAGGCAAGCCTTATGCTCTTTTGCAGGCTATTAGCAGAATTTCCACATACTGCCAACCAGCACAGAGGCCCTGGTGATGGGCCCTGTTCAGGCTTGCCTGGACCCATCTTCCAAGATTGCAGGTGTAGCATTCACCTGCAGATGATACTGCAGTACAGCTGAGTATTTGGAAAACAGTGGCCAGCAATGTTAAAGTATTCAGAGCTGTATTTGTTAAGAATTCAGTTGAATGATaccacaaaacaacaaaaaaataattagtcaAAGCCAAAGTAGTGGCATATTGAGAGTAAAAATGGCTAGATGAATTTTACATCCCTAAATATTGGCTGGATGTAGTTTCAGTTATTATAGGCAAGGCTGGTAaaagacagcagcagtgagctcAGTGTGGTATTAGTATTGGTTTGTTTTCCCTGGGCTTTTGAGACACACAGCTTCACCTCTGAAACAAGGCAGCTCATTCATCATAGCTGCAAACAGGCAGCACAGAGTTATCCCCTTACAAAATACTATCTGAGCATCTCCCTACACAGCCACTCCATAGGAGGAACTGCCTAGGTCCATTATCAGAAGGAAGCACTGTTTTGAGAAAATTAAACTCTGAAAGGGAACATATTGCTGTCAATTCTGCAACAAGAGTGCTTTCATTTTGGAAAGCTGTTCCATCCTCCATTCAAGGGAAAATGGTATCTTTCTTCACTGCAAAGGGGGATGGAGCAACACTGACTGCATAAACAGCAGAAGTGGCATTTAGAGActtaaaaatacaggaaagtGGAGCCTCTGCAATTACATGGATAgttcagctttaaaaaacaagGCAACAGCCAtgcctggggatgctgctcaCCAGGATATAGCTCCAGCTGGGCCAGAAATGATTGAGCCAGCTTGTCCCAAAATAGCAGTTAAAGCATATGGGTAAAAGGCACACAGAGTCCTGTGCATAGCCTTACAGTAAATGCTGAATGCCAGAGTGTAGCACTTATGAGCAGGTATTTCCATGAGCCCACTGCTACAGTGCACTTACACAGAACTCAGTTGGTGAAGGCACAAAATCTCTAGCAGTCATTCAAgccttttatttaaaactacAATTTATATCTAAGCCATTTTCTTAGGCAACACATCTCACACAAAGTCAGAAGAGCAGCAGTTGACAGCAGGACTTAGGCCCAGCTTCTCAGGAGGAAGTCCAGGCACCAGCAACTCCTACCCATCTTCTCCTTCCCATGCAGGGCTCCAGCAGACACAGGAAACTCAGAACTGACCGGCTTGCAGCATTACAGGATTAGACACGAGAGGGAAAAGCTAGAAATGTTTAAAACTGCATCATGGATGCTAAGCAGAGCACACTGGATGGACAGGAGGGGATTAAGTGCTTAACAGGCAGAACAAGCCTGTCAGGCCCACCCaacagggctgctggagctcctgcccAGAAGGGGTCACTTAAACCCCGCTGCATCCCCGGCTTGTGTAACAGCTCCACTCCTGGCTCAGGGGAAGAGCTCAGGGCGCTGCTCTGTCCCACAtcactgcacagcccagggggcACACAGCACCCCCATTCCACATGCCCTCATCACTTCCTACAGGTATCAACAGCCTTCAGATTAGACCCACGGGCAGGTCACAGGGGCCAGCAGTACTATCTctgcacagagatgctgctggccATCACTGTGCTCgcactgctgcaggcacagctggagacTTCTGCTTTTGCACCGACACCTCCCCAAACGGGCGGGTCTCCCACGCCTCTTGAAAGGGCTATATAACCAGTTGTGGGTATCAACACACTACAGCTGGGTAGAAAGTAAGTTACTACACATGAAACAGATTGCAACATCATTTCTTCGAGGCGGATCTTGCGTGAGGCAATACCGGAGCTAGCAgccacacagcagctcagagctgattAGATTCACACAAGCTTCATCTGCAGCAGAGTTTGGAAAGTAATTACTGGATTGGCTTGATAGCAAAGCTCgtttccaaaagaaaaatgaaaaatgggagcAATTTTAAATAACATTACTGTAAACCCCTGAATTGACACTCTTGCCTTCTTCCCCCACCAcaagctgctccttcccacttACATGGGCCAGCAAATGCACCTGCAACACGATGACAGACAAGATCAGGGAACAAGAAATTAGATCTTCTGTTTAGTTCCACTAATCCAGACCAGTCACTTTCCAAATACTGTTGAGGCAACTCCTCCAATGGCAGcttgtcactgctgtcacttaAGACCACTGCACAAAAACGCCGAAGGCGAAATGGCAACAGGGACTGAAAGATGCCTTCATCCAGCATGTGTGTGCAGCAGTGTCATTTCACAAGCAACAGgtctgacagcagcactgctgccaagAGCTTCTGTCTTCTACTCACCAGCCCACTGGGCTCTGTTGACAGCTTTGAGGATGTGCCTACACCACAGCTACACTAGTTGATTTAGGTCAAGATTTTGTGGGATTATGTTTAAAGCACATCTGTGCCTGGGCACGTTCCACAGAGCAATCCCACAAACAGCTGCTGCAAGTGGAGGGCCAGAAGGAATTAACCCAAAGTTGCCTCTGAGCACACCTTGGTATCACTCAGCCTTCAGTGCAAGGCACAGTGACAAAGCACCTCTGTCCCACGGGGTCACACTGGCGGTGCTTTAGACCAGCACCACTGAGCATTAAAGCCAAGCTGCCTCCATCCACTTCTTCTTCAGACACCAAAAGCATTCACAGCCtttacaaacacacacaggctCATTTCAATGAGTAAAAAAGGAAACCAGGGTGGCACATGCCATCATGAATTGTGTTTACCTCAGGTATTAAACAACATTAATGCTGACCAGCCATCTTTGCAACAAGCACTGACAATTCCAAATGCAGGCAGAAATCAGATTCCCCACAaaacagcaggaagcagcagtaGCCAGGTAACAGCTAGGATGTTCCAGCATGTGGGTGGATGTCAGATTCAGAAGACAGAAGATGTCATCAACATGAGCACACTCAGCTACCCCCACAGCACTTCAGTGTAATTAAGTTCTTtcagagtattaaaaaaaaaagaaaacaaggcagTTTAATAGTAGAAGCTTCAGAGTGGTAGTTCCTATCTTATATCTTCCACATGCCTTAATTAGCCAGCCActaagcagaagaaaaatgcatccTTATGATTGTCCAATACTAAATGAGTCACCTCTTTCCTTATATAGCTgcattaaaatacaataaacaTCCACTAAAATCCAGCTGCCTAAGCACAGTTGTTTTCAGTCCTTTTGCCAAAGACTTAGTAAAGCTCTTAAATACTTGCAGAAGTTAAAGAATGTTTGTCTTAAACCATTTGGCAAAGAAGTGAAtgtgaaattcagatttttctcccACTGTAAGTATAAAATAGCAAGAACCTAGCAGAACTTTAGGAATTCCCTTACAGCATCCATGGCAAAGGTGTATCAGTTACAGAAGCACAGTTGTCCAAaaccctgcagcctggcaggcccctggtgctgcacagTCCCTTTGCTActgctgcaggactgagggcacagctggaggcactggacagtcacacacagcatcACTGACCACAGGCAATGCCTGCACAGCTACCAAGCTGTTACTCCCTACCAAATCCCAACCAGAATCAGACAACTGAGTGGCTCCAGAATGATCTTTCCCTAGAGAGAAATCAGGGACTGAATCAGGGAGCAGGCTAATGAGTGAGCAGAGCACCCTGGTCAGCAATCTCCAGCCTTGGCAACTGCTCATTCCACTAGATCATAGCAGATTTATGTGTTCTATCCACAGGCTCAACAAGAAGAATGAAGAGAAATTCAGGTCCCTACCAAGACTGCCACAGGCTTGTACATATTCAAAGAGCATCAGAAAAATTGGGAATGCCAGCTTCTGAGTGCAGCTTCAACAGCTTCCACCTCCTCTCACTAAGAGCCAAGCCTTTGGAGAGCATCACCTTTCCCCATGCAGCCACTCCCTGATCTTTTGCAATTCCTTAGCTCTCCTCACTGAGATACTACGTAGTTCTTCCACACATGCTCCCAGGCAAACTTCCTCAAGGCCTGATGGAGGAAAGCAGTACTAGGCCCACTAATACTCTGTTACATCCTGGCAAGCAGGAGTgcttccatccctgcacagctgttgtggtttaacctcAGCCAGTGATGAAGTATCACACAGCCACACACTCCCTCCCTCTCCAGTGG belongs to Oenanthe melanoleuca isolate GR-GAL-2019-014 chromosome 3, OMel1.0, whole genome shotgun sequence and includes:
- the CCSAP gene encoding centriole, cilia and spindle-associated protein, encoding MVVPARRVKTEYMKRFKEPKWESCGACYLELLHYRLSRRLLEQAHRPWLWDGWEQDSGSGGGSTAGSPSPPGAGSPARDEEAAGAAAPSEAGRASPEKEKEDQEKQEKEEQEKTVEHTSVKEADKTSRAGRRPSRSALSSRNDRKSAKSPQRTDAPKENKHPFALYGWGERQTDTGSQKTHNVCASASVNEIHESALRAKNRRQVEKRKLSQRRVRSAEAENTWRTKPSPADNPWMTEYMRCYSARAL